The genomic window AATTTGATCGGTAAAGTAGACAAATGCGCCCGGATTGTCGCGTAGTTTGTAAACCCGGCTGACAAAGGCAACATCTTCCTGCTGCCGAAGATCGGCGATTGCTGCCTCAGCCTGGCCTGGATCAACGCTGAATTCGTCCAGGTTTGTGTTGGGAATGGCCCGAACAAAGGTAGCTGAGACAGTTTGGCCTAAGTCTTCAGGAGAGCGGGGAGCAGCGGTAGCAGGAGTCGTGCGAACGATGAAGCGATCATCGACGCGCTGCAAGTCCAGCTCCTGTCCTCCCCGCTGTAGAACTCTGCCTAAATCTGCCTCGTCCACCATTCCAGCAATCCTCACCTGTGCAGTGCCACGATTTTAGTACGCGTCTAGCCTACAGGCTGGCAGTGATGGCGAAATCCTGCCTCTACGAGTTTCCTTTGCGCTTCAGGCGATTAATCTCATCCTGCAATTCCTGAATCTGGCGCTGAAGTTCAGCCGCTTCACTCGGAGCTGGGGGCGTGGAATTGATGTCAATGGTTGAGTCTTCGCCCCGAACGTAATTGCCAGACTTGATGTTGTAATACTCAGAAGACAGAGACCACTCGCGCAAATAATGCACTCGATCCACTGGAAAGGGATGGCTCAGAATCGCGCCTTGCCCACCGTTATAAAGCAAAAACTTATAGACCTGATTTAAGCCGTCACTGTCGAGCTGCTGAAACTGCTCAGACTGTTTAATGAACTCCTCCAAACTGCACTCATGGCCAAATTGGTGACAGCCACCCGAGAACTTCATCATTGAGCTGACCACGACATTGAGATCATCGAGTGCCAGTAGGGCCGCTCGGTCACAGGAGAGTTCTGCTTTACGCTTCCATTCATGAAAGGCGTAAATGAGCCCGGTACCCACTACGTTACCAATACCAAAGGTGAGTTCGCCGATGGTCGTAATTGCGCCCATCACCCACATTGCCATCTGAATCAAGATCGTATGGCCACACTTAATGTGGCCAAGTTCATGCGCAAGAACGGACCGAATCTCGTCCTCGTTCATCAAATCCAGTAGACCAGAATTAATGACGATATAAGGCCGTTCCTGTCCTAGTGAGTAGGCATTAGCAATTGGGTTTTGGGTGGCAAACAGGATGGGTTCTGGATGCACATCTAGATCGCGAACACACTCACGAAAAATGCGATAGAGCGTTGCATACTGTCGTGGGCCAACTTGAATGCTATTA from Leptolyngbya sp. FACHB-261 includes these protein-coding regions:
- a CDS encoding M48 family metallopeptidase, with the protein product MPTYPGLSSEAFRHPLDAQAELALRNLPGFNLVARKFVEFIYERPQLIYHSGNSIQVGPRQYATLYRIFRECVRDLDVHPEPILFATQNPIANAYSLGQERPYIVINSGLLDLMNEDEIRSVLAHELGHIKCGHTILIQMAMWVMGAITTIGELTFGIGNVVGTGLIYAFHEWKRKAELSCDRAALLALDDLNVVVSSMMKFSGGCHQFGHECSLEEFIKQSEQFQQLDSDGLNQVYKFLLYNGGQGAILSHPFPVDRVHYLREWSLSSEYYNIKSGNYVRGEDSTIDINSTPPAPSEAAELQRQIQELQDEINRLKRKGNS